AATATGTTGGCAGTATGTAACTATATTCAGATTTACAAATCCGACTTGGCATTTGTTAATGCtccaatgtttcatttttttgttagttttcagCATGCCTGTCTTTTCTACTAGACTGGGCGCTAAAAGGCAGGGTCTCAGCTTCTTACGTGCCTCCATTTTCAAGGCTTAGCACAGTGACTGAAAAAAAACCCACGCTGAACGTGCACTAAACTGAACTGCTCAAACATCTACAGGCACAAGGCGAGGGCTAGAACCACATCGCTTGACTCTTAAGTGTGTTTCCAACTGCTCCCACATCCCGTTTTCATTAGAGAAACCCAGACCAACAAGGAAAGGGAAATAGGCCGCGGTAGGGTCATTACTATTGCTCCTTAAGTTTCCTCGCCGGTCCCCCTACCCAGACAAGGTAAATGGAAATCTGCAGCAGGACTCAGCTTGGTGCACACAACTCCGCCCTCGCCACACCCACTCTGCAGCGTCTGGCCCGGCCCTACCCATCTGGGCGCCCGTTCTGCTTCCTCTAGGTTGTGAGTACGCGTGCTGCCCTTGACTCTCCCGCCGCCTCCCACACCCGCAGTGACACCCCTTCCGCcaaatttgtttctctttctttcagcgCCTGCGCGCCGTCATGTTACGGCGGAACTAATCCAGCGACGCCTGCGCTTTGACGAATTTGGTGCCGCGGAAGGGAAAAAGGGGGACTGCAGCATGCGTCACACCCGGAAGCTGCGAGCCGGAAGTGGGGTTGGCCAGGTTATCCCCAGGGGTGGAGAAACGGAGGCCCAGgaggaggggggaaaaaagaaggtgGAGGATCCTGGCTACCACTCTGAATCCGATACCGCTTCTCTTAGACttcagagacagaaaaaggaaagggtGTCTCatcccccttcctcctctcctccctctcctgagCCTTAGCCATGGCCgaggcaggggctgggctgaGCGAGACCGTCACTGAGACAACGGTTACCGTGACAACCGAGCCCGTGAgaaaggcggggggggggggcggtgctGTTTAGGGGTCTGGGAGATActgggagggaggggacagggatTAGAAGAGTTGTTGGAGGAACTGGGCCTGGGGATATGGGAGGTGTGGGATTGAATATCTAGGGCTGGGAGAATCGGAAGGTATTGGAGCTATTTAGAGTGGCAGAGATGGTGCAGGAGGCTGGTCAAGGATCATGTAATAGGGAGGTACAGTTAGGATATAGGTGTTGCTGCTTGGGGTGGTTATGTGTATAAGTAATGAACGAATGGGAAATTGAGGATTAAGGAGCCAGGAAGATGTTGGGAGGAAGTCAAAGGTAGTGTAAGAAAGCATGGTTGGAGACCAACTTATCAATATTATCAATGCttatatttaagtaaatatttattgaatggatgGATGTAAAAGGAAGTGGCAGGAATGAGGAAACAAGAAAAGGAGATGAAAGAGGCATTTTGAGAAATCAGAGAGCAAAACTGTAAATGGAGAAACAAGAAGTATTTTTCCAAAAACATGTTAAGTTGCCTTCAAAGGGAGAAGATTGCATTGGGCTTAATACTCTTGGATTAAAGGGAGCTTGGTAATTAATAGATTAGTAATACTTGCTACTAGAGATGCCAGGATGTCAGAGAATAGGTGGATAAGAGGTAGAGAGAGCTGGAGCTTGAGAATGagagaggttttgtttgtttgtttaattggaaaaagaagaggggatctggaaaaaggaagggagatcAAAGATTAGGTGCTGGGGACTGAAAAATAATTCGTGTATTAATACTACCAAGGATGATTTGGGGAGGAAGACGGAGAAACAGCGAGgattatattttcctttgaagAGTTGCTGGAACCTTCCCTAGGTTAGGAATTGTGCCTTCTCTTATACTGGTGATATAAGAACAGGAAATAATACTTATTCCTCAAGGGACTGTCTGAGGTCAAAGACCTGTTCTGTTTTATCTTCTTGCAACTCCTCTGGTGCTATGTCTATGGTACTGATTGAGCTGAAGAAGATAAGAGAGGAGGTTCCCTGGGAGGGAGTGGGAAAGGTTAGTAGGAGGGGACTAGATAGGTACTCTCATCCCTAACCTTCTAGGAGAATCGGAGCCTTACCATCAAACTTCGGAAACggaagccagagaaaaaggtgGAATGGACAAGTGACACTGTGGACAATGAACACATGGGCCGCCGCTCATCAAAATGTGAGTAATTGTTGGCCCGCAGTAGCCCTAGAGTTCTGGCTCTTGTATCTACTCATATCCACTGGCTTTCCAGAAGCCCCCAGATGCTCATAGTTCTGTCACTTTTTTGGTGGTTCTGTGGTATCAAGGAAAGAGGTAGGGAAGGGCTAGAACTGGAATTGCCTAGATCTGATGACAAGAAGTATCAGAGGTGGGAGAAGTAGGGCTTTGAATTCGTGGCTCTCTAAGAGGACAAGAGGAGTGGGGCCTGAGTCCCAGAGGGTAGGCCTGGGGAAGGTGGATCCTGGAACATAAGAGAAACTAGGAATTTTCGCTGAGTTTGAGTGGGAATGGAACTGACTATACATCTTACCCTTCCTCCTCTTTAACTGGGCTCCTCCCTCTAAATCTAGGCTGCTGTATTTATGAGAAACCTCGGGCCTTTGGCGAGAGCTCCACAGAAAgtgatgaggaggaagaagagggctgTGGTCATACACACTGTGTACGTGGCCACCGCAAAGGACGGCGTCGTGCAACCCTAGGACCAAcccccaccacccctccccagcctcctgaccCTTCCCAGCCCCCACCAGGGCCAATGCAGCACTAAATTCCTCTCTCCTCCACCATTCCTGTGTCTGTCTGGCCCTGAATGTATCCATGTGGCTACTTCTTcagccccctccttccctctcttctgcctgatagaggaaagaggaagaggagagtgaACAGAGATCCTGGAATTCTGACTTGCTGCTATTCCAacccagcctcctgggttccccTAGTCCTCATTCTTCCTCCCAATACCCACCCTTCTCTCTCAAGGGATCTAGTCAGCTTGGTCCCAGTCTCTTCCTTTTGTTCTCACTGCCAAACTGCCTGTCCTGGGATCTAGTTATCTTGGCCCTGCATGCTACATGAGTAGCAAACACTTAAATTGGGTTTTCAACAGTCCCAGCTTTCACTGCCAGGGTCCCAGTCAGATTCCAGGAATTTACACCCTAGCTTTGCTTGCTAATCCTGGTTTAGAGCTATCctactaaaatatttaatcttaATTCTTAGTCCTTGACTGTGAGATATGAGGTCTTACAGGAGACCTCAGAGCTCCCAGCCCTTCTCCTCCTGCTAACCCTCCTCACGCCCTGAAGAGGAGTTAGAAAAGAGGTCCTTGTCATTCTCACCTCTTGCGGAAAATGGAACAGGAAATAATCATATCCTTTCTTCCCACCCTTCTCCTATGATTTAGGATTTCTGACAAAGATGGCTTGAGATTGGTCACTTAGAGCCAACTATCTCCTCCGCctt
This is a stretch of genomic DNA from Rhinopithecus roxellana isolate Shanxi Qingling chromosome 4, ASM756505v1, whole genome shotgun sequence. It encodes these proteins:
- the PPP1R11 gene encoding E3 ubiquitin-protein ligase PPP1R11 isoform X1 translates to MAEAGAGLSETVTETTVTVTTEPENRSLTIKLRKRKPEKKVEWTSDTVDNEHMGRRSSKCCCIYEKPRAFGESSTESDEEEEEGCGHTHCVRGHRKGRRRATLGPTPTTPPQPPDPSQPPPGPMQH
- the PPP1R11 gene encoding E3 ubiquitin-protein ligase PPP1R11 isoform X2; this translates as MRHTRKLRAGSGVGQENRSLTIKLRKRKPEKKVEWTSDTVDNEHMGRRSSKCCCIYEKPRAFGESSTESDEEEEEGCGHTHCVRGHRKGRRRATLGPTPTTPPQPPDPSQPPPGPMQH